A region of the Nocardia asteroides genome:
TCGCGGCGTGCCGCGACGATCGCGGCGTCCTCGACCAGCACCGAGTCCACCTCGTAGCGCCGCGCGGCCGTCAGCGCCATCTCCGAGGCCCGGCGCGCGCCGAGCGAGTCGGCGGCGACCGAGTCGACCGCCACGTCGACGACCTTTCCGGCCGCGATGGCGGCATGCAGCGCGTGGCAGCGGGCGGGTTCCACGGCGACGGTCCGGACACCGTGGTGATCGGCGGCGGTGGCCACGCCCGAGAACAACCCGCCTCCGCCCACCGCGACCACCACGGCGCCGAGGTCCGGAATCCGGTCGTGGATCTCCGTCATGAGCGTGCCCGCGCCCGCGGCGATGAGCGGGTTGTCGTAAGCGTGGGAGAGCAGGGCGCCGGTGGAATCGGCGAATTCGTGGCTGGCCGCGAGCGCGTCGGCGTATTGCGTTCCCACCAGACGGACATCAGCGCCGTAGGAGGCGAGCCGGTCCACCTTGACGCGTGGTGCGGTGGTGGGCAGGAACACCGTGGCGGAAATGCCCAGACTGCGGGCCGCCCACGCACAGGCGAGGCCGGCGTTTCCGCCCGAGGCGATCGTCACGCCCACTCCGGGGAGCGTGCGGTTCTCACGATGGGCCAGCAAGAAGTTCAGCGCACCGCGCGCTTTGAAACTTCCGGTGTGCTGGAGGAACTCCAGCGCGAACCACAGCCGGCCCGTGTTGTCCGCCTGTGCCACGGAGACCGGTCTGACCAGCCCGGTCACCCGTCCGGCCGCGGCCTTCACGTCGCTGTGGGTCAGTTCCATAAAGCTCCTCGGGACACGGGCGTGCGGCCCGCTTCGGTACTCATGCCGGTGCGGCGGTCCAGGGTGGGCAGGATTGCTATGGGGCCGCCGTCGAGCGTTGCTCTCGCCATTCGCGGATGATCGCCTACCGACACACTATGCGGACCCGGTGATCGCGGGAGCAAGCCTTCCGACTCTCCGGCCGCAGGGGTCGGCGCCGCTCCAGGTGAACATCGGATGATTCGGTTGCTCCGTCGTCGTGGAGAGCGATCGAGCAGGGCGCCCCATCCGCCCATGCAGTGGTCGGCCGGAAGTGCTGCGGGCCGCGCGCAGCGATATGAGAACCCCTCGGCCGCAAACAGATTCCCCGCACGGATACAGGCGCGGTCGAGCGGGTCGATAATTCAACCTTATTTCCCTCTGTTCGGGGAGGTTTCGGGCGATTGCGGTCCAATTGCCAGTTTATCGGCGTGTATCCGAGATTTTCCTCTTCTCCGTTGTCATGCTCAGTGCCTGGCTGGTCCGAACCAATCGCCTGGTGAGCGGGCGCGACGAGAGGTCTGAGGTGTGAAACTGAGCTGGATGGCGATTTCCGCGCTGGTCGCCGCCACTGTGGCCGGGTGTTCCGACGACACGTCGGTGAGTGGGGAACCGGCCTCGTCGAGCGCCGCTACCGCTTCCGGCGCTCCGGCGACGACCACCGCGGTGCACGAGCACGAGCAGGCGGACGGCGGTATCAGGATTTTGCTGGGAGATGTCAAGAAAGTCCCGGTACCCGCCGATGTGGTGCTCGATATCCGGGCTCCAGCCGCATGGGGGCAGTCCGCCAACGGCATTCGCTGCACGGTGACCGACAGTTCTGGCCGGAATGAAGACCTGCGTTCGTCGGACGCGAAGAAGACCGAGACGTTCGGCGGGACGGAATGGGTGACGGTGTGGACGTTCTCCTCCGCGCCGAACAGCGACGTCACCGTTGGTTGCAAAGACCCGGAATCGAAGATCGCGGCGGCTCATCCTGATCCGTACCTCCGAGTGGTGCCGCGGCAGATCGTCCCGATCGCTCCACCGCAGCGCTGATCCTGCCTGCGCCGATCCGCCGGGCGGTCGCGGGGTCATGGGCGCTCGGGCGGCCGCGGTTCGTCGGTGGTCTGGCGTAGCGTCGCCGACATGGACGATGTCGCCTACCGGGAGCGGCCATCCCGGTACGAGGGCGCCGTGCTGTGGACCAAGACCGTCGATGGTCGCGGTCCGGCGCTGCCAGTGCTGCCGGTGCTGCCAGACGGGTGCATGGATCTGATCTGGATGAACGGTCGGCTGATCGTCGCCGGGCCGGACACCCGCGCTCACCACCCCGGGACCTCGCCGGGCGGTGCGTACGTCGGCATCCGATTCTTCCCGGGTACCGCGCCCGCTTTGCTCGGCGTTCCAGCGCGCGAGGTGCGGGATGAGCGGATCGATCTGGCCCAGCTCTGGCCATCCGCCGTGGTCCGGTCGCTGGTCGGTCGGCTCGAGGCGGCCGACCGCCCGGCGGCGGCGCTCGAAGGGTTCGTGCTGCGGCGAGCGGCGGACGCCGAGCCTGCCGATCCGCTCATGCGGTGGGTGGTCGGCGCGCTGAACGCCGGCCGGCCTGTCGCCGGGATCGCCGACGCGGTGGGGCTCGGTGAGCGCACCCTGCACCGCCGCTCGCTGGACGCGTTCGGCTACGGCCCCAAGACCCTGGCCAGGGTGTTGCGCATGCAACGCGCGCTGGCCTCGGCGCGCAGCGGCGTGCCGCTCGCCGAAACCGCCGCCCTGACCGGGTTCGCCGACCAAGCGCACCTGTCGCGTGAGGTGCGCGCGCTGGCGGGCATTCCGATGCGGGAGTTGCTCGCCCGATCCCGGCGTGCTCGCCCTGGCTATCCGGAAGCGGCCGGGAGTGCGGCGTACAAGTCGACGCCGTTGCCGTCCGGGTCGAGCACCACCGCGTAGCGCTGGCCCCAGAAGGCGTCCCACGGCTTCAGCTCGCCCTGGTAGCCGGCGTCCACCAGGTCGGCGTACACGGCGTCGACCTCCGCGGGATCGGCGCAGCGGAAAGCGATGCCGATCCGGCCCGCGGAAGTCGGCCGCGTCCACTCGGTGTGGAAGGACTTGATGACGGCTTCGGTGTCCAGAGCGAGCCGCAGACCGTTGGCCAGCGCCGCCTCGGCATGCCCTTCCTGTTCGGAGCCCTCCGGGAAGTCGAGCCCGAGACGGCGATAGAAGGCCACCGAAGCGGACATGTCACTGACCACGATGCCGATGACGTCGAGTTGAGGTGTCATACCGGCAGCGTAGGCAGCGGCGTCCGGTGGCGTCTTGAACGAATCGGACAGGACTCAGCGTGCCGGCGCGGGGACCAGCTCGGCGATCAGGTTCTCCACCAGGATGCGGATGCGGTCACGAATGGTGCGCACCACGTCGATGGTCTGATCGGCGGGGTCCGGCAGCATCCAGTCGCGGTAGCTGATGCCGGGGAAGAACGGGCAGGCGTCGCCGACGCCCATGGTGACCACCACGTCGGAGATGCCGATCGCGTCCATCGTGAGCGGCTTGGGGTTGCGACCGGAGATGTCGATGCCGATTTCGGCCATGGCGTCCACCACCGTGGCGTTGAGGGTCTCGGCCGGAGCGCTGCCCGCCGACCGCACGTCGAACCGGTCGCCCGCGAGAGCGGTGAGGAACCCGGCGGCCATTTGCGAGCGGCCCGCGTTGTGCACGCAGACGAACAGCACACTGGGCTTGTGGGACATGTGAACGCCTTTCGATGTGCAAGGTGGAGCATGAGTGTGCTGGCCGCCGGACCGGCCGTCCGGCATGGGGGAGCCGAAACGCTGTCGTAGCGTATGAGATACGTATACCAGCGCGGCGCCAATCGTTACGTCGCGCCGTGCTTCCGCATGCGCGCCCGTACGGTGGCCGCAGGTCAGAGGCTCGAATCCTTTGTCGCCCAGTGCTTGCGGCACCTTTGCCGTCGAGCGGGGACAGGATCCGACGGTAGTGCGGGAGTGTGAGCCCGCGATGAAGCTCCTTCCGCACGTCCTGCCCGCAACCGGCGAAACCCCGGTCGACGCGGGTCGACCGGGGTTCGGCGAGTCAGCGGCCTCGCGGGTTGTCTGCCCCGGCCGGCTGTCCCCGCGCTGCCGGGGAACGGACGGGGGGCGTATCAGATCGGACGCAGGTCGATCATCTTGCGCAGCCGCTGTCGGTCGCGCTCGAGGCGGCGTGCTTCGTAGGCGATCGGGAAGTAACGCAACCGCTCCGGCAGCAGCGGGACGATGCGGGCGATCAGCCAGCCGAGCACGCGAAGCTTGCGTTCGTCGGCCGCGGTCCAGGTCAGCCCGAGCTTCTGCCGCGCGACCTCGGGTGTGGTGCCGACCGTGACGAAGTGCTGGAGCCGGCCGATCGGCGCCACCGCCGCTTTCCACGCGGGATGCAGCGCGCGCGGCAGCTGCTCGGGCGCAGCTACGGAGCGGATCACCCGCAGGTAGTCGCGTGCGGTGTCGGTCGCGACCAGACGGTTCGCGACGGTGTCTTCGAAGAACTTCTCGAATTCGGTGTAGTCGGCCGGGATCTCCTTGGGCGCCACCGAGAAATTGCGCATCAGCTGCAACGTCTCCTGGAAATACGCCTCCTTCTCCGCCGCGGTGAGCGGGCGGCGGGCGAAGTACTTGGCGCTCTCGGTGAACGCGAACGTCCCGGTGTGCAGCACCCAGGCCCACGGGCCGCTGGCGAGGGCGGTGTGGCGGACGCCGTCGGCGTCGGTGGTGTTCAGCGAGGCGTGCAGCTCACGCAGCCGGTCGGCCTCGGCCAGCGCCTCCTCGCCGCCATAGACCCACATCATCACCGACGCCAGGCTGCGCAGGGCACGGCCCATCGGATCGGTACGGAAGGTGGAGTACTCGTCCACCACCGCGGAGATGGTCGGCTCCATGGTCTGCAGCAGGAAGGCCGAGCCCGCGGTGAGGGAGAAGGTGACCAGTCCGGTCTGGTCCCACATCTGGGTACCCGGTTCGATCGGGCGGCGGGGCGGCAGCGGTCGCGCGCCGGTGGATTCGCGTACGACGGACGCGGTCATCGTGATCTCCCTTGATCGGCCGAACTCAATACAATGAGATGATAACGCTAACAATCTCTCATCGTCTATCCATGAGCGCCGGTTCTCTCGCTGCCCCTAGGCTGTGCGGATATGACGACCGATTGGCGCAGTCGCACCGGCCGGATCGGGGTGCTCACGGGCGCGGGCATCTCGACCGATTCCGGCATTCCCGATTTCCGCGGCCCGCGCGGGGTCTGGACGAAAGACCCGATCGCCGAATTGCTGTCTACCTATCAGAGTTATGTGGCCGACGCCGGTCTACGGGAACGCGCGTGGCTCGCGCGCCGGGACAATCCGGCTTGGCGAGCCGTGCCGAACGCCGCGCACAACGCCCTCGCCGACTTGGAACGGGCCGGGCGGCCGGTGACCATCATCACGCAGAACATCGACCGTCTCCATCAGCGAGCGGGCTCCTCGCCGGAGCGGGTGATCGAGATCCACGGCAACATGTTCGAAGTGGTGTGCATCGAATGCGACTACCAGACCTCCATGGCCGCGACCTTGGAGCGGGTGGCCGCGGGTGAGCCCGACCCGCCGTGTCCGGATTGCGGTGGCATTCTCAAGTCCGCCACCGTGATGTTCGGTCAGCAGATGGACCGCCGCACCATGGTCGAGGCCTCGCTCGCCGCCGAGACGAGCGACATCTTCCTGGCCATCGGGACGTCGTTGCAAGTCGAGCCCGCCGCCTCGATGTGCTCGATCGCGGTCCAGAACGGCGCCGACTTGGTCATCGTGAACGCCGAGCCGACGCCATACGACGCCACGGCCACCGAGATCATTCGCGAACCCATCGGCACCGCCGTGCCCCGCCTGGTCGCGGAAATCCTCGCGGAGTGACCGGACCGCGATGAGGTCCCCGCGGGCTCAGCCCACCGGGCCGAGCACCCGATCGAGGTAGGGGTTGGCGAAACGTCCTTTCGGGTCGAAACGTCGCCGCACCTCGGCGAACCGATCCCAGTCGGGGTAGCGCTCGCGCAGGGTCGCCGCGGTCTGGAAGTGGCGTTTGCCCCAGTGCGGGCGTCCCTGGTAGCGGTCGAAAACCGCTTCGCACGCCCGGAAGTACGGCTCGAAATCCATGCCGCGGTATTGGTGCACCGCGATGTAGCAGGTGTCGCGCCCGCCCGCCGGGGAGAGGAACGCGTCGTCGGGCGCGACCCACCGCACCTCGATGGGCATCGGGGTGTCGAAGCGGGTCGCCACTTCCTTGATCTCGCGGATCGCGTCGGCGGAATGCGCGCGCGGGACGGCGTATTCCATCTCGGTGAAGCGGATCAGCCGCGGCGAGGCGAACACCCGGTAGGAACGGTCCACCTGACGCCGGTAACTGCCCGCGTAGGCGGCGCTGCGCTGGATCAAGGGGGCAAGGCGCGGCCTGCTGCGGCTCACCTTGCAGAGCAGGTCGAACAGATAGTTGGACATCAGGATGTCGGCGAACCAGTCCACCGCCTTGGGGCGCGGCTGCTCGGGCAGCGGCACGCGGTTGTTGCGCTTGGTCATGGCCAGCGGGCTGTGCGCGAACATGTAGAACTCGAAGTGCTCGTTGCCGTCGAGGAACGAATCCAGGTCGGCGAGCACGTCCTCCACCGGGATCGGTCGTTCGATGCCCTCCAGCACGAACGACGGCACCATCCGCA
Encoded here:
- a CDS encoding serine/threonine dehydratase, coding for MELTHSDVKAAAGRVTGLVRPVSVAQADNTGRLWFALEFLQHTGSFKARGALNFLLAHRENRTLPGVGVTIASGGNAGLACAWAARSLGISATVFLPTTAPRVKVDRLASYGADVRLVGTQYADALAASHEFADSTGALLSHAYDNPLIAAGAGTLMTEIHDRIPDLGAVVVAVGGGGLFSGVATAADHHGVRTVAVEPARCHALHAAIAAGKVVDVAVDSVAADSLGARRASEMALTAARRYEVDSVLVEDAAIVAARRELWEERRLAVEHGAATALAAILGDEPAFRPAPGERVCVVLCGANTDPSDLAP
- a CDS encoding helix-turn-helix domain-containing protein; translated protein: MDDVAYRERPSRYEGAVLWTKTVDGRGPALPVLPVLPDGCMDLIWMNGRLIVAGPDTRAHHPGTSPGGAYVGIRFFPGTAPALLGVPAREVRDERIDLAQLWPSAVVRSLVGRLEAADRPAAALEGFVLRRAADAEPADPLMRWVVGALNAGRPVAGIADAVGLGERTLHRRSLDAFGYGPKTLARVLRMQRALASARSGVPLAETAALTGFADQAHLSREVRALAGIPMRELLARSRRARPGYPEAAGSAAYKSTPLPSGSSTTA
- a CDS encoding VOC family protein; translated protein: MTPQLDVIGIVVSDMSASVAFYRRLGLDFPEGSEQEGHAEAALANGLRLALDTEAVIKSFHTEWTRPTSAGRIGIAFRCADPAEVDAVYADLVDAGYQGELKPWDAFWGQRYAVVLDPDGNGVDLYAALPAASG
- a CDS encoding arsenate reductase ArsC, giving the protein MSHKPSVLFVCVHNAGRSQMAAGFLTALAGDRFDVRSAGSAPAETLNATVVDAMAEIGIDISGRNPKPLTMDAIGISDVVVTMGVGDACPFFPGISYRDWMLPDPADQTIDVVRTIRDRIRILVENLIAELVPAPAR
- a CDS encoding DUF2236 domain-containing protein, with the protein product MTASVVRESTGARPLPPRRPIEPGTQMWDQTGLVTFSLTAGSAFLLQTMEPTISAVVDEYSTFRTDPMGRALRSLASVMMWVYGGEEALAEADRLRELHASLNTTDADGVRHTALASGPWAWVLHTGTFAFTESAKYFARRPLTAAEKEAYFQETLQLMRNFSVAPKEIPADYTEFEKFFEDTVANRLVATDTARDYLRVIRSVAAPEQLPRALHPAWKAAVAPIGRLQHFVTVGTTPEVARQKLGLTWTAADERKLRVLGWLIARIVPLLPERLRYFPIAYEARRLERDRQRLRKMIDLRPI
- a CDS encoding Sir2 family NAD-dependent protein deacetylase gives rise to the protein MTTDWRSRTGRIGVLTGAGISTDSGIPDFRGPRGVWTKDPIAELLSTYQSYVADAGLRERAWLARRDNPAWRAVPNAAHNALADLERAGRPVTIITQNIDRLHQRAGSSPERVIEIHGNMFEVVCIECDYQTSMAATLERVAAGEPDPPCPDCGGILKSATVMFGQQMDRRTMVEASLAAETSDIFLAIGTSLQVEPAASMCSIAVQNGADLVIVNAEPTPYDATATEIIREPIGTAVPRLVAEILAE
- a CDS encoding FAD-binding protein, producing MTNSWVNWAGDQQCAPAIIATPRSIDEVAGILAAAETDGRTVRVAGAGHSFTDAVLTDGTLLNLAKLNRVLDVDRAAGLVRVEAGISLNAASTALHEHGLAFPNLGDIDVQTVAGAIATATHGTGAGLQNLSAAVHSVELMAADGSRVELNEQTDPEGWRAARVSIGALGVVTAVTLRMVPSFVLEGIERPIPVEDVLADLDSFLDGNEHFEFYMFAHSPLAMTKRNNRVPLPEQPRPKAVDWFADILMSNYLFDLLCKVSRSRPRLAPLIQRSAAYAGSYRRQVDRSYRVFASPRLIRFTEMEYAVPRAHSADAIREIKEVATRFDTPMPIEVRWVAPDDAFLSPAGGRDTCYIAVHQYRGMDFEPYFRACEAVFDRYQGRPHWGKRHFQTAATLRERYPDWDRFAEVRRRFDPKGRFANPYLDRVLGPVG